The following are encoded in a window of Amycolatopsis lexingtonensis genomic DNA:
- a CDS encoding 3' terminal RNA ribose 2'-O-methyltransferase Hen1, translating into MLLTITTTRNPATDLGFLLHKHPEKAQSVALSAGTAHVFYPEAGPERCTAALFVEIDPVGLVRGGGTSLTQYVNDRPYAGGSYLAVALRAAFTTALAGRCAARPELVDELFDLEVRVPSLSARGGPEAVHKLFEPLGWRVSATPIPLDPQFPQWGESRYVDLTLTGTQLVADALRHLYVLLPALDGDKHYWVGQDEADKLLRAGEGWLAGHPERELIANRYLERRRPVVNYALSRLAESDDVPAEAEALVTELPDKPESLASQRHGSVLAVLRAAGARRVLDLGCGSGALLRVLEKERSFVDIVGVDVSASALAIAEKRLGGYTRVTLRQSALTYADPALAGYDAAVLMEVVEHVDADRLPALEHAVFGVAAPRTVVVTTPNAEYNRLFEFLPMGHFRHADHRFEWTRAEFRAWADGVATRRGYDVRYLPIGPVDQESGPPTQMAVFSTSEEVAA; encoded by the coding sequence GTGCTGCTGACCATCACCACGACCCGGAACCCCGCCACCGACTTGGGCTTTCTCCTCCACAAGCACCCGGAGAAAGCGCAGTCGGTCGCGCTCTCGGCCGGCACCGCGCACGTCTTCTACCCGGAAGCCGGGCCGGAGCGGTGCACCGCCGCGCTGTTCGTGGAAATCGACCCGGTCGGGCTCGTGCGCGGCGGCGGCACGTCGCTGACCCAGTACGTCAACGACCGGCCCTACGCCGGCGGCTCGTACCTCGCGGTCGCGCTGCGGGCCGCGTTCACGACGGCGCTCGCGGGGCGCTGCGCCGCGCGCCCGGAGCTCGTCGACGAGCTCTTCGACCTCGAGGTCCGCGTGCCGTCGCTGTCCGCGCGCGGCGGCCCCGAGGCCGTGCACAAGCTGTTCGAGCCGCTCGGCTGGCGTGTTTCGGCCACGCCGATCCCGCTCGACCCGCAGTTCCCGCAGTGGGGCGAAAGCCGCTATGTCGACCTGACGCTGACCGGCACCCAGCTCGTCGCCGACGCGCTGCGGCACCTCTACGTGCTGCTGCCCGCGCTCGACGGCGACAAGCACTACTGGGTCGGCCAAGACGAGGCCGACAAGCTGCTGCGCGCCGGCGAGGGCTGGCTGGCCGGGCACCCCGAGCGGGAGCTCATCGCGAACCGCTACCTGGAGCGGCGCCGCCCGGTCGTGAACTACGCGCTTTCCCGGCTGGCCGAGTCCGACGACGTCCCCGCGGAGGCCGAGGCACTGGTCACCGAGCTGCCGGACAAGCCGGAGAGCCTCGCGTCGCAGCGCCACGGCAGCGTGCTCGCCGTGCTGCGGGCCGCGGGCGCCCGGCGCGTGCTGGACCTCGGCTGCGGCTCCGGCGCGCTGCTGCGCGTGCTCGAGAAGGAGCGGTCCTTCGTCGACATCGTCGGCGTCGACGTCTCCGCGAGCGCGCTCGCCATCGCGGAGAAGCGGCTGGGCGGCTACACCCGGGTCACGCTGCGGCAGTCCGCGCTGACCTACGCCGACCCGGCGCTGGCCGGGTACGACGCCGCCGTGCTGATGGAGGTCGTCGAACACGTCGACGCGGACCGGCTGCCGGCCCTGGAGCACGCGGTGTTCGGGGTCGCGGCCCCGCGCACGGTGGTCGTCACGACGCCCAACGCGGAGTACAACCGGCTGTTCGAGTTCCTGCCGATGGGGCATTTCCGGCACGCCGACCACCGGTTCGAATGGACGCGAGCCGAGTTCCGCGCCTGGGCGGACGGCGTCGCGACCCGGCGCGGCTACGACGTCCGGTACCTGCCGATCGGACCGGTGGACCAGGAATCGGGACCGCCGACCCAGATGGCGGTCTTTTCGACCAGTGAGGAGGTGGCCGCGTGA
- a CDS encoding DUF4307 domain-containing protein: MAGGPAETAAPVLPEGRYGTRGATPSRRWRRWLFLAVALLVSGVIAWVAYVNLGAAPIDAERVAFKAEPGNAMEITINVTRDDDSKPGVCIVRARDKTGAESGRKELLIPAGAKYSRMSTTIRSIGEPVTADVYGCSYDIPRYLSTP, from the coding sequence TTGGCAGGCGGACCGGCGGAAACGGCAGCGCCCGTGCTGCCCGAAGGCCGGTACGGCACGCGGGGGGCCACGCCGTCGCGGCGGTGGCGCCGCTGGCTCTTCCTCGCCGTCGCCCTGCTGGTCAGCGGCGTGATCGCGTGGGTCGCGTACGTCAACCTCGGTGCCGCTCCGATCGACGCCGAGCGCGTCGCGTTCAAGGCCGAACCGGGCAACGCGATGGAAATCACCATCAACGTGACGCGGGACGACGACAGCAAGCCGGGCGTCTGCATCGTGCGGGCCCGCGACAAGACCGGCGCCGAGAGCGGCCGCAAAGAGCTCTTGATCCCCGCCGGCGCGAAGTACAGCAGGATGAGCACCACGATCAGGAGCATCGGCGAGCCGGTGACCGCCGACGTGTACGGCTGCTCGTACGACATACCACGGTATCTGTCAACCCCATAG
- a CDS encoding polynucleotide kinase-phosphatase, translating into MKLTVPDMALVVLVGASGSGKSTFARTHFAPTQVLSSDFFRGLVADDENDQSASPDAFDALHYVAGKRLAAGRTTVIDATNVQRASRASLVKLAKEHDVLPVAIVLDLPLGVCVARNASRPDRDFGDHVVRRQRGELQRSLKSLEREGFRRVHVLRSEAEVAEAKLVVEPLRNDKRELTGPFDVIGDVHGCAAELDELLAELGYVDGAHPDGRTAVFVGDLVDRGPDTPGVLRRVMAMAAAGTALVVCGNHEQKLVRALHGRKVNAAHGLAESLAQLAGESEEFRRQAHEFCDGLIAHYVLDGGNLVVAHAGLPERYHGRASGRVRSMALYGDTTGETDEYGLPVRLPWARDYRGSAMVLYGHTPTLEPEWVNNTMCLDTGCVFGGKLTALRYPEREVVSVKAHRVWYEPVRPLDSSRPPGGRESAVLELADVTGKRIVQTAHHGRVGVSAEQSAAALEVMSRFAVDPRWLAYLPPTMAPCSTSSRPEYLEHPEEAFAEYRAAGVEAVVCEEKHMGSRAVVLVCEDGVAARRFGIEGGGAVYTRTGRPFFSAAQNDELLADVRTAAAGLFRELETGWLLLDAELLPWSAKAGSLISEQYASVGAAAQAVLPAAVSALTTAAARGIDVSDLLARTAARSSTVDDYRAAYRRYCWPTSGLDGVRLAPFQLLASEGAAYHDRPHTWHLSMLERLTGPRFQPTRTLEVDLLDAASVARGVSWWEELTARGGEGMVVKPAANLTRGTRGLVQPGVKVRGREYLRIIYGPDYTLPSNLERLRKRGLNRKRALALREYALGLEALERVARGEPLWRVHECVFAVLALESDPVDPRL; encoded by the coding sequence GTGAAGCTGACCGTCCCCGACATGGCGCTCGTCGTGCTCGTCGGCGCTTCCGGTTCCGGCAAGTCGACGTTCGCGCGCACGCACTTCGCCCCGACGCAGGTGCTCTCCAGCGACTTCTTCCGCGGGCTCGTCGCCGACGACGAGAACGACCAGTCCGCGTCCCCCGACGCCTTCGACGCGCTGCACTACGTCGCGGGGAAGCGGCTCGCGGCCGGGCGGACGACCGTCATCGACGCCACGAACGTCCAGCGCGCTTCGCGGGCGAGCCTGGTGAAGCTCGCGAAGGAGCACGACGTGCTGCCCGTCGCGATCGTCCTCGACCTGCCGCTCGGCGTCTGCGTGGCGCGCAACGCGTCGCGGCCCGACCGCGATTTCGGCGACCACGTGGTCCGGCGGCAGCGCGGCGAGCTGCAGCGGTCGCTGAAGTCGCTGGAGCGCGAGGGTTTCCGGCGCGTGCACGTGCTGCGCTCGGAAGCCGAGGTGGCCGAGGCGAAGCTCGTCGTCGAGCCGCTGCGCAACGACAAGCGCGAGCTGACCGGTCCCTTCGACGTGATCGGCGACGTCCACGGCTGCGCGGCCGAGCTCGACGAGCTGCTCGCCGAGCTGGGGTACGTCGATGGGGCGCACCCCGACGGGCGGACCGCGGTGTTCGTCGGCGACCTCGTCGACCGCGGCCCGGACACCCCCGGCGTGCTGCGGCGCGTGATGGCGATGGCCGCGGCCGGCACCGCGCTGGTCGTCTGCGGGAACCACGAGCAGAAGCTGGTGCGCGCGCTGCACGGCCGGAAGGTCAACGCCGCGCACGGGCTCGCCGAGTCGCTCGCCCAGCTCGCCGGAGAGAGCGAGGAGTTCCGGCGGCAGGCGCACGAGTTCTGCGACGGGCTGATCGCGCACTACGTCCTCGACGGCGGCAACCTCGTCGTCGCCCACGCGGGGCTGCCCGAGCGGTACCACGGGCGCGCGTCCGGGCGGGTGCGCAGCATGGCGCTCTACGGCGACACGACCGGCGAGACCGACGAGTACGGCCTGCCGGTGCGGCTGCCGTGGGCGCGCGACTACCGCGGGTCCGCGATGGTCCTGTACGGCCACACGCCGACGCTCGAGCCGGAGTGGGTCAACAACACGATGTGCCTGGACACCGGGTGCGTCTTCGGCGGGAAGCTGACCGCGCTGCGCTACCCGGAGCGTGAGGTCGTCTCGGTGAAGGCGCACCGGGTCTGGTACGAGCCGGTCCGCCCGCTGGATTCTTCGCGGCCGCCGGGCGGGCGCGAGTCGGCGGTGCTGGAGCTGGCCGACGTCACCGGGAAGCGGATCGTGCAGACCGCGCACCACGGCCGGGTCGGCGTCTCGGCGGAGCAGTCGGCGGCGGCGCTGGAGGTGATGAGCCGGTTCGCGGTCGACCCGCGGTGGCTCGCGTACCTTCCGCCGACGATGGCGCCGTGCTCGACGTCGTCCCGCCCCGAGTACCTGGAGCACCCCGAGGAGGCGTTCGCCGAGTACCGGGCCGCCGGTGTCGAAGCCGTGGTGTGCGAAGAGAAGCACATGGGGTCGCGGGCGGTCGTGCTGGTCTGCGAGGACGGCGTCGCGGCCCGGCGCTTCGGCATCGAGGGCGGCGGGGCGGTGTACACGCGGACCGGGCGGCCGTTCTTCTCCGCCGCGCAGAACGACGAACTGCTGGCGGACGTGCGGACGGCGGCGGCCGGGCTGTTCCGGGAGCTGGAAACGGGCTGGCTGCTGCTCGACGCCGAGCTGCTGCCGTGGAGCGCGAAGGCGGGCTCCCTCATTTCGGAGCAGTACGCCTCGGTGGGCGCGGCCGCCCAGGCGGTGCTGCCGGCCGCGGTGTCGGCGTTGACGACGGCGGCCGCGCGCGGCATCGACGTCTCGGACCTGCTGGCGCGGACGGCGGCTCGATCGTCCACAGTGGACGACTACCGGGCGGCTTACCGGCGCTACTGCTGGCCGACGTCGGGCCTGGACGGCGTCCGGCTGGCGCCGTTCCAGCTGCTGGCGTCGGAAGGGGCGGCCTACCACGACCGGCCGCACACGTGGCACCTGTCGATGCTGGAGCGGCTGACCGGACCGCGGTTCCAACCGACCCGGACGCTCGAGGTGGACCTCCTGGACGCCGCGTCGGTCGCCCGGGGCGTCTCGTGGTGGGAGGAGCTGACCGCCCGCGGCGGTGAAGGCATGGTCGTCAAGCCGGCGGCGAACCTGACGCGGGGCACGCGCGGCCTCGTCCAGCCCGGGGTGAAGGTGCGCGGGCGCGAGTACCTGCGGATCATCTACGGGCCGGACTACACGCTGCCGTCGAACCTGGAGCGGCTGCGCAAGCGCGGGCTGAACCGGAAGCGGGCGCTGGCGCTGCGCGAGTACGCGCTCGGGCTGGAGGCGCTGGAGCGCGTCGCGCGGGGCGAGCCGCTCTGGCGAGTCCACGAATGCGTGTTCGCGGTGCTCGCCTTGGAGTCGGACCCGGTGGACCCGCGGCTCTAG
- a CDS encoding thioredoxin domain-containing protein, which translates to MNRLASATSPYLLQHADNPVEWWQWGPDALAEARRRNVPILLSVGYAACHWCHVMAHESFEDAETAAVMNAHFVNIKVDREERPDIDAVYMAATQAMTGQGGWPMTCFLTPDGEPFHCGTYYPPSPRPGMPSFRQLLAAVAEAWGERPDELLEGAKQIVAHLAEQTGPLQESVVDEAVLDAAVTKLAQEADPVNGGFGRAPKFPPSMVLEFLLRHHERTGSTAALSLVDKTAEAMARGGLYDQLAGGFARYSVDAEWLVPHFEKMLYDNALLLGFYAHLWRRTGSATASRVTTGTAEFLFAGLRTPEGGFASSLDADTDGVEGLTYVWTPSQLREVLGDDAEAAAELFGVTAEGTFEHGTSTLRLFGDLPESIRVPLLAARDRRPQPGRDDKVIASWNGLAIKALAEAGVALDRPQWIDGAVEAAELLLRVHVVDGRLRRSSRDGVVGESAGVLEDYACVADGFLALHQATGAAKWLTEATRLLDLALAHFASPDVPGAYFDTADDAETLVQRPADPGDNASPAGASALAGALLTASALAGHADSSRYREAAERALRRVGVLAARVPRFAGHWLSVAEALQAGPVQVAVVGADPALRLAAAQGVHGGGIVLAGEPDAPGVPLLADRPLVDGGAAAYVCRGYVCDRPVTSAEALTAQL; encoded by the coding sequence ATGAACCGCCTCGCCAGCGCGACCAGCCCGTACCTGCTCCAGCACGCGGACAACCCGGTCGAGTGGTGGCAGTGGGGTCCGGACGCGCTGGCCGAGGCGCGGCGGCGGAACGTGCCGATCCTGCTTTCCGTCGGCTACGCCGCGTGCCACTGGTGCCACGTCATGGCGCACGAGTCGTTCGAGGACGCCGAAACCGCCGCGGTGATGAACGCGCACTTCGTCAACATCAAGGTCGACCGCGAGGAGCGGCCGGACATCGACGCGGTGTACATGGCCGCGACGCAGGCGATGACCGGGCAGGGCGGCTGGCCGATGACCTGCTTCCTGACCCCGGACGGCGAGCCGTTCCACTGCGGCACCTACTACCCGCCGTCGCCGCGGCCGGGCATGCCGTCGTTCCGGCAGCTGCTGGCCGCCGTCGCCGAGGCGTGGGGCGAGCGGCCGGACGAGCTGCTCGAGGGCGCGAAGCAGATCGTCGCGCACCTCGCCGAGCAGACCGGGCCGCTGCAGGAGTCCGTTGTGGACGAAGCGGTGCTCGACGCCGCGGTGACGAAGCTGGCGCAGGAGGCGGACCCGGTCAACGGCGGGTTCGGCCGCGCGCCGAAGTTCCCGCCGTCGATGGTGCTGGAGTTCCTGCTGCGCCACCACGAACGCACCGGGTCGACGGCCGCGCTGTCCCTTGTGGACAAAACGGCCGAGGCGATGGCCCGCGGTGGCCTGTACGACCAGCTTGCCGGCGGGTTCGCGCGCTACTCCGTGGACGCCGAATGGCTCGTGCCGCACTTCGAAAAGATGTTGTACGACAACGCGTTGCTGCTCGGCTTCTACGCGCACCTCTGGCGCCGGACCGGCTCGGCCACGGCGTCGCGGGTGACCACCGGGACCGCGGAGTTCCTCTTCGCCGGCCTGCGGACGCCGGAGGGCGGCTTCGCGTCGTCGCTGGACGCGGACACCGACGGCGTCGAAGGCCTGACCTACGTCTGGACGCCGTCGCAGCTGCGCGAGGTGCTCGGCGACGACGCCGAGGCGGCCGCCGAGCTGTTCGGCGTCACCGCCGAGGGGACCTTCGAGCACGGGACGTCCACGCTCCGGCTGTTCGGTGACCTCCCCGAGTCGATCCGGGTGCCCCTGCTGGCGGCGCGGGACCGGCGGCCGCAGCCGGGCCGCGACGACAAGGTGATCGCGTCCTGGAACGGCCTGGCGATCAAGGCCTTGGCCGAAGCGGGCGTGGCGCTGGATCGTCCACAGTGGATCGACGGCGCGGTCGAGGCGGCCGAGCTGCTGTTGCGGGTGCACGTCGTCGACGGGCGGTTGCGGCGCAGTTCGCGCGACGGCGTCGTCGGGGAGTCCGCCGGCGTGCTCGAGGACTACGCCTGCGTCGCCGACGGGTTCCTCGCCCTGCACCAGGCGACCGGCGCGGCGAAGTGGCTCACCGAGGCGACGCGGCTGCTCGACCTGGCGCTGGCGCACTTCGCGTCCCCGGACGTCCCCGGCGCGTACTTCGACACCGCCGACGACGCCGAGACGCTGGTCCAGCGCCCGGCCGACCCGGGCGACAACGCGAGCCCGGCCGGGGCGTCGGCGCTGGCCGGCGCGCTGCTGACGGCGTCCGCGCTGGCCGGGCACGCCGATTCGTCGCGGTACCGCGAGGCCGCGGAGCGGGCGCTTCGCCGCGTCGGCGTGCTGGCCGCGCGGGTGCCGCGGTTCGCCGGGCACTGGCTGTCGGTCGCCGAAGCGCTGCAGGCCGGCCCGGTGCAGGTCGCGGTGGTCGGCGCGGACCCGGCGTTGCGCCTGGCCGCGGCGCAGGGCGTGCACGGCGGCGGCATCGTGCTGGCCGGCGAGCCGGACGCGCCCGGCGTCCCCCTGCTGGCGGACCGTCCGCTGGTCGACGGCGGCGCGGCGGCCTACGTCTGCCGCGGGTACGTCTGCGACCGGCCGGTCACGTCGGCGGAGGCGTTGACGGCCCAGCTCTGA
- the mca gene encoding mycothiol conjugate amidase Mca produces the protein MVDQLTKTAKPRLRLMAVHAHPDDESSKGAATMARYAAEGHEVLVVTCTGGEAGSILNPAMDRPEVLANMAEIRREEMARAAKILGVSQRWLGFVDSGLPEGDPLPPVPEGSFSVVPLEESTEALVRVIREFRPHVITTYDENGGYPHPDHIRTHEVSMAAWDAAPDPARFPDAGEPWQPLKLYYGHGFSRARMTMFDEALKAAGLESPYTEWLAKWDPDRADVMERVTTRVECGEYFEVRDEALKAHATQIDPTSRWFAVPLEMQREVWPTEEYELVKSLVDSTLPEDDLFAGIKEKVST, from the coding sequence ATGGTGGACCAGCTGACGAAGACCGCCAAGCCGCGCCTGCGCCTGATGGCCGTGCACGCGCACCCCGACGACGAGTCGAGCAAGGGCGCCGCCACGATGGCGCGCTACGCCGCCGAAGGCCACGAGGTGCTGGTCGTCACCTGCACCGGTGGCGAAGCCGGCAGCATCCTGAACCCCGCCATGGACCGGCCGGAGGTCCTGGCGAACATGGCCGAGATCCGCCGCGAGGAGATGGCCCGCGCGGCCAAGATCCTCGGCGTGAGCCAGCGCTGGCTCGGCTTCGTCGACTCGGGCCTGCCCGAAGGCGACCCGCTGCCGCCGGTGCCGGAGGGGTCGTTCTCGGTCGTGCCCCTGGAGGAGTCGACCGAGGCCCTGGTCCGGGTGATCCGGGAGTTCCGCCCGCACGTCATCACGACGTACGACGAGAACGGCGGCTACCCGCACCCCGACCACATCCGCACCCACGAGGTGTCGATGGCGGCGTGGGACGCGGCGCCCGACCCGGCCCGGTTCCCCGACGCCGGCGAGCCGTGGCAGCCGTTGAAGCTGTACTACGGGCACGGCTTCTCGCGCGCCCGGATGACGATGTTCGACGAGGCGCTGAAGGCGGCCGGGCTCGAGTCGCCGTACACCGAGTGGCTGGCCAAGTGGGACCCGGACCGGGCCGATGTCATGGAGCGGGTGACGACCCGCGTCGAGTGCGGTGAATACTTCGAGGTGCGGGACGAGGCGCTCAAGGCGCACGCCACGCAGATCGACCCCACCAGCCGCTGGTTCGCGGTGCCGCTGGAAATGCAGCGCGAGGTCTGGCCGACCGAGGAGTACGAGCTGGTCAAGTCGCTGGTGGACAGCACGTTGCCGGAGGACGACCTGTTCGCCGGCATCAAGGAGAAGGTGAGCACATGA
- the greA gene encoding transcription elongation factor GreA, whose product MVTVSDTKVTWLTQDAYDRLKHELDEMIENRPVIAARINDSREEGDLKENGGYHAAREEQGQAEARIRHLQELLRSAKVGEAPANDGTAGPGKVLTVRYEGDDEDEKFLLATREEGAEGELDVYSPESPLGKALLGAKEGESREYELPNGKLQKVTLVKAVPYTDAK is encoded by the coding sequence ATGGTGACCGTGAGCGACACCAAGGTGACCTGGCTGACCCAGGATGCCTACGACCGGCTCAAGCACGAGCTCGACGAAATGATCGAGAATCGTCCGGTCATCGCCGCGCGCATCAACGACAGCCGCGAAGAGGGCGACCTCAAGGAGAACGGCGGCTACCACGCCGCCCGTGAGGAACAGGGCCAGGCCGAGGCGCGCATCCGGCACCTGCAGGAGCTGCTGCGCTCGGCCAAGGTCGGCGAAGCGCCCGCGAACGACGGCACCGCCGGCCCGGGCAAGGTTCTCACCGTCCGTTACGAGGGCGACGACGAGGACGAGAAGTTCCTCCTCGCCACCCGCGAAGAAGGCGCCGAGGGCGAACTCGACGTGTACTCCCCGGAGTCGCCGCTGGGCAAGGCCCTGCTCGGCGCCAAGGAGGGCGAGTCCCGCGAGTACGAGCTGCCCAACGGCAAGCTGCAGAAGGTCACCCTCGTCAAGGCGGTTCCCTACACCGACGCCAAATAG
- the hppD gene encoding 4-hydroxyphenylpyruvate dioxygenase — protein sequence MTQTAEPQSGLDDVSYDQLRQLVGLVDHDASTDPFPVKAMDAVVFIAGNATQTAWYYQIAFGMQLVAYSGPETGDFERKSYVLKSGSARFVITGGVKPDSPLLDHHRKHGDGVIDLALETTDVDKCVEHARSQGATILEEPHDVSDEHGTVRVAAIATYGETRHSLVDRSRYKGVYLPGYEPRESTIKRPEGAPKRLFQAVDHCVGNVELGKMDYWVDWYHRVMGFVNMAEFVGDDIATEYSALMSKVVSNGNHRVKFPLNEPAVAKKKSQIDEYLEFYDGAGCQHIALATNDIIATVTAMRAAGVEFLDTPDSYYDDPELRARIGEVRVSIETLKEHSILVDRDEDGYLLQIFTKPIGDRPTVFYELIERHGSLGFGKGNFKALFEAIEREQERRGNL from the coding sequence ATGACCCAGACTGCCGAACCCCAGAGCGGCCTCGACGACGTCAGCTACGACCAGCTGCGTCAGCTCGTCGGGCTTGTCGACCACGACGCCTCGACCGACCCGTTCCCGGTCAAGGCCATGGACGCGGTGGTGTTCATCGCGGGCAACGCCACCCAGACGGCCTGGTACTACCAGATCGCCTTCGGGATGCAGCTCGTCGCGTACTCGGGCCCCGAGACCGGCGACTTCGAGCGCAAGTCCTACGTCCTGAAGTCCGGCTCGGCCCGGTTCGTCATCACCGGCGGCGTGAAGCCGGACTCGCCGCTGCTCGACCACCACCGCAAGCACGGCGACGGCGTCATCGACCTGGCGCTCGAGACCACCGACGTCGACAAGTGCGTCGAGCACGCCCGTTCGCAGGGCGCGACCATCCTCGAGGAGCCGCACGACGTCTCCGACGAGCACGGCACCGTGCGCGTCGCCGCGATCGCGACGTATGGCGAGACCCGCCACTCGCTGGTCGACCGGTCGCGCTACAAGGGTGTCTACCTGCCCGGCTACGAGCCGCGCGAGAGCACGATCAAGCGGCCCGAGGGCGCGCCGAAGCGGCTGTTCCAGGCCGTCGACCACTGCGTCGGCAACGTCGAGCTCGGCAAGATGGACTACTGGGTCGACTGGTACCACCGCGTCATGGGCTTCGTGAACATGGCGGAGTTCGTCGGCGACGACATCGCGACCGAGTACTCGGCGCTGATGAGCAAGGTCGTCTCGAACGGCAACCACCGGGTCAAGTTCCCGCTGAACGAGCCCGCCGTGGCGAAGAAGAAGTCGCAGATCGACGAGTACCTCGAGTTCTACGACGGTGCGGGCTGCCAGCACATCGCGCTGGCCACCAACGACATCATCGCGACGGTCACCGCGATGCGCGCCGCCGGCGTCGAGTTCCTGGACACCCCGGACTCCTACTACGACGACCCCGAGCTGCGCGCCCGGATCGGCGAGGTCCGCGTGTCGATCGAGACGCTCAAGGAGCACAGCATCCTGGTCGACCGCGACGAGGACGGCTACCTGCTGCAGATCTTCACGAAGCCGATCGGCGACCGCCCGACCGTCTTCTACGAGCT
- a CDS encoding MBL fold metallo-hydrolase, translating into MSTEPICLACGMQYATVRDDCPVCEDERQYVPRSGQQWTNLSSLRESGTYTPRIEEQGRGIIGVGSNPGFAIGERALLVQARSGNFLWDCAAYLDDALVAQVRDLGGITGIAISHPHYYTTMVEWAHAFDVPIYLHEGDQEWIGRPDPAVKLWSGTTLDVADDLRLINLGVHFTGGTVLHWPDGEDGQGALLSGDIVQVIPDRTHVGFMYSYPNLIPERPHVVRRAAELLAGYRFEAIYGAWWDAIVRTDGYEVVQRSARRYLAHVAGEA; encoded by the coding sequence GTGAGCACCGAACCGATCTGCCTGGCGTGCGGAATGCAGTACGCCACCGTCCGTGACGACTGCCCGGTCTGCGAGGACGAACGCCAGTACGTCCCGCGGTCCGGGCAGCAGTGGACGAACCTTTCTTCGCTCCGCGAAAGCGGCACGTACACGCCGCGGATCGAAGAGCAGGGCCGCGGCATCATCGGCGTCGGCTCGAACCCGGGCTTCGCGATCGGCGAACGCGCGTTGCTGGTGCAGGCGCGCTCGGGCAACTTCCTCTGGGACTGCGCGGCGTACCTCGACGACGCACTGGTGGCCCAGGTCCGCGACCTGGGCGGGATCACCGGCATCGCGATCAGCCACCCGCACTACTACACGACGATGGTGGAGTGGGCGCACGCGTTCGACGTGCCGATCTACCTGCACGAAGGCGACCAGGAGTGGATCGGCAGGCCCGATCCGGCGGTCAAGCTGTGGTCCGGCACGACCCTCGACGTCGCCGACGACCTGCGCCTGATCAACCTCGGCGTGCACTTCACCGGCGGCACGGTCCTGCACTGGCCGGACGGCGAGGACGGGCAGGGCGCGCTGCTGTCCGGCGACATCGTGCAGGTCATCCCGGACCGGACGCACGTCGGCTTCATGTACAGCTACCCGAACCTGATCCCGGAGCGCCCGCACGTCGTTCGCCGGGCGGCGGAGCTGCTGGCGGGGTACCGGTTCGAGGCGATCTACGGCGCCTGGTGGGACGCGATCGTGCGCACCGACGGGTACGAGGTCGTCCAGCGGTCGGCCCGGCGCTACCTGGCCCACGTGGCCGGCGAAGCCTGA
- a CDS encoding Lrp/AsnC family transcriptional regulator: protein MPENLDALDARLLLLLTDSPRLGVLECARRLGVARGTVQARLDRLTERGILGGFPPELDLAAMGYGLTAFAWLEIAQGRRAEVAKALSAIDEVCEVHATTGQGDLFVRMVARGNDDLQRVIDEVVGVPDVLRTSTSIALSTPVPPRVRPLLERTARG, encoded by the coding sequence ATGCCGGAGAACCTCGATGCGCTGGATGCGCGACTGCTGCTGTTGCTCACCGACTCGCCGCGTCTCGGCGTGCTGGAGTGCGCGCGCCGGCTGGGGGTCGCGCGCGGCACGGTCCAGGCGCGGCTCGACCGCCTGACCGAGCGCGGCATCCTGGGCGGCTTCCCGCCGGAACTGGACCTGGCGGCGATGGGCTACGGCCTGACGGCGTTCGCGTGGCTGGAGATCGCCCAGGGCCGCCGCGCGGAGGTGGCGAAGGCGCTGTCGGCGATCGACGAGGTCTGCGAGGTCCACGCGACGACCGGGCAGGGCGACCTCTTCGTCCGGATGGTTGCGCGGGGCAACGACGACCTGCAGCGGGTGATCGACGAGGTGGTCGGCGTGCCGGACGTGCTGCGGACGTCGACGTCGATCGCGCTGTCGACGCCGGTGCCGCCGCGGGTCCGCCCCCTGCTGGAGCGGACCGCGCGGGGCTGA